A single genomic interval of Cucumis sativus cultivar 9930 chromosome 7, Cucumber_9930_V3, whole genome shotgun sequence harbors:
- the LOC116405055 gene encoding E3 ubiquitin-protein ligase UPL6-like, producing MSALSEVDLRGSIRVSFVNEFGVEEAGIDGGGIFKDVMENITRAAFDVQYGLFKQIADHLLYPNPGSGMIHEQHLQFFHFLEVLLAKVMFEGILVDILFATFFLSKLKQK from the exons ATGAGTGCATTGTCTGAAGTTGATCTTCGAGGATCG ATACGTGtgtcttttgttaatgaatttggAGTTGAGGAGGCAGGAATTGATGGTGgtggtatttttaaagatgtcaTGGAGAACATTACACGGGCAGCCTTTGACGTGCAGTATGGTTTATTTAAG CAAATTGCTGACCATTTGCTCTACCCCAATCCTGGTTCGGGAATGATACATGAGCAACATCTccagtttttccatttcctcgaAGTTCTTTTGGCAAAG GTCATGTTTGAAGGAAttcttgttgatatactttttgcaacattcttcttgagcaagttaaaacagaagtaa